Proteins encoded in a region of the Prunus persica cultivar Lovell chromosome G4, Prunus_persica_NCBIv2, whole genome shotgun sequence genome:
- the LOC109948583 gene encoding golgin candidate 5-like, which produces MLLGELFAMQRRLVSYFCDDELASGLWPSYTEGKLLFDPVISFMGQTNEGSSVDSSQKAESSEHPPKVDKSSGESESPQKLSTVEAKEGVKIETLQHSSTEQMADKEETEVVKEETDDKHAATVEETETVIAEPEKSESESSSLPVEPFEPTVKNDGPSESVGSQDDNKISVVGPSVNPETMQGKSRAVEVDQVEEGHTVLRVRHMMLMWMNKRHR; this is translated from the exons ATGCTGCTGGGAGAATTGTTTGCAATGCAGAGAAGACTTGTCTCTTACTTTTGTGATGATGAACTGG CTTCAGGATTATGGCCTTCGTATACTGAAGGGAAATTGCTATTTGATCCTGTTATATCTTTTATGGGACAAACAAATGAGGGAAGTAGTGTTGATTCATCACAGAAAGCTGAGTCTTCAGAGCATCCGCCAAAGGTTGACAAATCATCAGGGGAATCTGAATCTCCACAAAAACTCTCTACTGTTGAGGCAAAGGAAGGGGTCAAAATAGAAACTTTACAACACTCTTCAACTGAACAGATGGCTGATAAGGAGGAAACTGAAGTTGTCAAGGAAGAAACAGATGATAAGCATGCTGCGACGGTGGAGGAAACAGAGACAGTGATAGCAGAGCCTGAAAAATCTGAATCTGAATCATCTTCACTGCCAGTTGAGCCCTTTGAACCCACTGTTAAGAATGATGGCCCATCAGAATCTGTGGGTTCTCAAGATGACAACAAGATTTCAGTAGTGGGACCCTCAGTAAATCCAGAAACAATGCAGGGTAAGTCAAGAGCTGTTGAGGTAGATCAAGTTGAGGAGGGTCATACTGTTCTCCGCGTGAGGCACATGATGTTGATGTGGATGAACAAAAGACACAGGTAG
- the LOC18779747 gene encoding GDSL esterase/lipase At2g27360 isoform X2, translating into MNLILISVIINPLVLGCYNSIIGFGDSITDTGNLYNSDPNRSLNFFHPPYGETYFHHPTGRCSDGRLVIDFIAEFLGLPLVPPYLESQSSNQSVQNFEAGVNFAVAGATALDAAFLEEMGDSVSCTNDSLSIQLEWFKQMLPSLCNTSSDCNKVLSTSLILMGEIGGNDYNDALLAGKSIEKVQAYVPLVIETIASTINELIELGAATLLVPGNFPIGCLPAYLTKYESSDKNQYDPSTGCLNWLNKFSGYHNDQLQIALSRIRRLHPQVTIIYADYYNAMLQLYQSPDQFGFIGETSKACCGGGGPYNYNASALCGDAGASACENPAQFISWDGLHSTEAAHRWITKAILQGNYTVPRVSTLCDSPV; encoded by the exons ATGAACCTCATCCTCATATCAGTTATCATCAACCCTCTTGTGCTTGGTTGCTACAATTCAATCATCGGCTTTGGAGATTCAATTACTGATACAGGCAACTTATACAACAGCGATCCTAACAGATCTCTCAACTTCTTCCACCCGCCATATGGAGAGACCTACTTTCATCATCCCACGGGACGATGCTCGGATGGTCGTTTGGTCATAGACTTCATTG CTGAGTTTCTGGGACTTCCACTAGTACCACCTTATCTTGAAAGCCAGAGCAGTAATCAAAGTGTCCAGAACTTTGAAGCGGGTGTGAATTTTGCAGTAGCAGGAGCCACGGCGTTAGATGCTGCCTTTCTTGAAGAAATGGGGGATTCTGTTTCATGTACCAACGACTCTCTAAGCATTCAACTGGAGTGGTTCAAACAAATGCTGCCATCTCTATGCAACACATCTTCAG ACTGCAACAAAGTCCTTTCAACTTCTCTAATTCTAATGGGAGAGATTGGAGGCAACGATTACAACGATGCATTGCTTGCAGGAAAAAGTATAGAAAAGGTTCAAGCGTATGTACCATTAGTGATAGAAACAATTGCTTCAACCATCAAT GAGTTAATCGAGCTCGGGGCGGCAACACTTTTGGTACCAGGCAACTTTCCAATTGGTTGCCTTCCTGCTTATCTAACAAAATATGAGAGTTCAGATAAGAACCAATATGACCCTTCAACTGGCTGTCTAAACTGGTTAAACAAGTTTTCTGGGTATCACAATGATCAGCTTCAGATAGCACTAAGTCGGATTCGAAGGCTTCATCCTCAGGTCACTATCATTTATGCAGATTATTACAATGCCATGCTGCAATTATATCAGTCTCCGGACCAATTTG GATTTATTGGGGAGACTAGCAAAGCATGCTGTGGAGGAGGAGGGCCATACAACTACAACGCATCCGCACTATGCGGGGATGCAGGGGCAAGTGCTTGTGAGAACCCTGCACAGTTTATCAGCTGGGATGGCCTGCACTCCACTGAAGCAGCACACAGGTGGATAACCAAGGCTATATTACAAGGAAATTACACCGTTCCACGCGTTTCCACTTTGTGTGATTCACCAGTGTGA
- the LOC18779747 gene encoding GDSL esterase/lipase At1g28590 isoform X1, translating into MSSMGWSFQAYLMNLILISVIINPLVLGCYNSIIGFGDSITDTGNLYNSDPNRSLNFFHPPYGETYFHHPTGRCSDGRLVIDFIAEFLGLPLVPPYLESQSSNQSVQNFEAGVNFAVAGATALDAAFLEEMGDSVSCTNDSLSIQLEWFKQMLPSLCNTSSDCNKVLSTSLILMGEIGGNDYNDALLAGKSIEKVQAYVPLVIETIASTINELIELGAATLLVPGNFPIGCLPAYLTKYESSDKNQYDPSTGCLNWLNKFSGYHNDQLQIALSRIRRLHPQVTIIYADYYNAMLQLYQSPDQFGFIGETSKACCGGGGPYNYNASALCGDAGASACENPAQFISWDGLHSTEAAHRWITKAILQGNYTVPRVSTLCDSPV; encoded by the exons atgagttcAATGGGGTGGTCTTTTCAGGCATATTTGATGAACCTCATCCTCATATCAGTTATCATCAACCCTCTTGTGCTTGGTTGCTACAATTCAATCATCGGCTTTGGAGATTCAATTACTGATACAGGCAACTTATACAACAGCGATCCTAACAGATCTCTCAACTTCTTCCACCCGCCATATGGAGAGACCTACTTTCATCATCCCACGGGACGATGCTCGGATGGTCGTTTGGTCATAGACTTCATTG CTGAGTTTCTGGGACTTCCACTAGTACCACCTTATCTTGAAAGCCAGAGCAGTAATCAAAGTGTCCAGAACTTTGAAGCGGGTGTGAATTTTGCAGTAGCAGGAGCCACGGCGTTAGATGCTGCCTTTCTTGAAGAAATGGGGGATTCTGTTTCATGTACCAACGACTCTCTAAGCATTCAACTGGAGTGGTTCAAACAAATGCTGCCATCTCTATGCAACACATCTTCAG ACTGCAACAAAGTCCTTTCAACTTCTCTAATTCTAATGGGAGAGATTGGAGGCAACGATTACAACGATGCATTGCTTGCAGGAAAAAGTATAGAAAAGGTTCAAGCGTATGTACCATTAGTGATAGAAACAATTGCTTCAACCATCAAT GAGTTAATCGAGCTCGGGGCGGCAACACTTTTGGTACCAGGCAACTTTCCAATTGGTTGCCTTCCTGCTTATCTAACAAAATATGAGAGTTCAGATAAGAACCAATATGACCCTTCAACTGGCTGTCTAAACTGGTTAAACAAGTTTTCTGGGTATCACAATGATCAGCTTCAGATAGCACTAAGTCGGATTCGAAGGCTTCATCCTCAGGTCACTATCATTTATGCAGATTATTACAATGCCATGCTGCAATTATATCAGTCTCCGGACCAATTTG GATTTATTGGGGAGACTAGCAAAGCATGCTGTGGAGGAGGAGGGCCATACAACTACAACGCATCCGCACTATGCGGGGATGCAGGGGCAAGTGCTTGTGAGAACCCTGCACAGTTTATCAGCTGGGATGGCCTGCACTCCACTGAAGCAGCACACAGGTGGATAACCAAGGCTATATTACAAGGAAATTACACCGTTCCACGCGTTTCCACTTTGTGTGATTCACCAGTGTGA
- the LOC18779262 gene encoding uncharacterized protein LOC18779262: MSCCCGDDCECRPLGFLIGLPFAFISLLLSVVGVFIWIVGLALTCICPCCLCVTIVVELALGLIKAPFSVMKWFTSKIPC; encoded by the exons ATGAGCTGCTGTTGCGGAGATGATTGCGAATGCAGGCCTTTGGGGTTTTTAATTGGCCTGCCCTTTGCCTTcatctctcttctcctctccGTTGTGGGTGTGTTCATCTGGATTGTCGG GTTGGCGTTGACTTGCATCTGTCCATGCTGCTTGTGCGTGACGATCGTAGTTGAGCTTGCACTGGGATTGATCAAGGCTCCCTTTTCGGTCATGAAGTGGTTCACATCTAAGATTCCTTGTTAG
- the LOC18780899 gene encoding GDSL esterase/lipase At5g45920: MRPKIYLFGDSITEESFGDGGWGASLAHHFSRTVDVVLRGYSGYNTRWALQVLDRVFPSSENREDAPLAVTVFFGANDACLPDRCSAFQHVPVNEYKHNLHSIVSFLKKRWPMTRILLITPPPIDEDGRLRHPYIDNPSNLPERTNKAAGAYSEACVAVARESGNPVIDLWTKMQQFPDWEKAHLRDGLHLTLRGNMVVIEEVVLKLKNEGLSLESLPVDLPLINNIDPKDPLKAFQN; this comes from the exons ATGAGGCCAAAGATTTACCTTTTTGGTGACTCAATCACCGAGGAGTCTTTCGGTGATGGTGGCTGGGGTGCCTCTCTTGCCCATCATTTCTCTCGCACG GTTGACGTGGTGCTAAGAGGGTACAGTGGCTACAACACCAGGTGGGCTCTGCAAGTTTTGGACAGGGTCTTTCCGAGCAGTGAAAACAGAGAAGATGCTCCACTAGCTGTCACCGTCTTCTTTGGCGCTAATGACGCTTGCCTCCCCGATAGGTGCTCTGCTTTTCAACACGTGCCTGTCAACGAGTACAAGCATAATCTCCACTCCATTGTCTCCTTTCTCAAG AAGCGATGGCCTATGACTCGCATTCTCCTTATCACCCCTCCTCCAATCGATGAAGATGGGCGCCTTCG GCATCCCTATATTGATAATCCATCCAATCTGCCTGAGAGGACAAATAAAGCTGCTGGTGCTTATTCAGAGGCATGTGTTGCTGTAGCTCGAGAAAGTGGGAACCCAGTAATAGATCTTTGGACTAAAATGCAGCAGTTTCCTGACTGGGAAAAAGCTCATCTAAG GGATGGCTTGCACCTTACTCTGCGGGGGAACATGGTTGTGATTGAGGAGGTGGTTCTGAAGCTCAAGAATGAAGGCTTGAGTCTAGAATCTTTGCCAGTTGATCTTCCACTTATAAATAACATAGACCCTAAAGACCCTCTTAAGgcttttcaaaattga
- the LOC18780151 gene encoding pentatricopeptide repeat-containing protein At1g28690, mitochondrial: protein MKNGKVLTSRPSMFFSPQNHTTLVPPNPVFPPSYVASPIATTLASSLQHYINSENPSHGQKIHTHILKTGFRPNINVSIKLLILHLKCGSLKYARQVFDELPAQTLSAYNYLIGAYLKRGKVEESLNLVRRLVFSGEKPDGYTFSMVLKASTCAGNAAFPWSLGVVHAQIIKSDVEPDDVLYTVLVDSYIKNGKVGYARTVFDTMLEKNVVCSTSMISGYMNQGSVEDAEDIFRRTVEKDVVVFNAMIEGYSKSTEYAWRSFEVYVDMQRLNFRPNISTFASAIGACSVLAAFEVGQQVQSQLMKTELFWDIKMGSALIDMYSKCGRIEDARRIFDHMPQKNVFSWTSMIDGYGKNGYPDEALELFSIMQREHQIEPNFVTFLSALSTCGHAGLVDKGHEIFESMNRDYLLKPRMEHYACMVDLLGRAGSLHQAWELAMGMPEKPNSDVWAALLSSSTLHGDVEMASIAAKELFKLNPDSRPGAYVAFSNTLAAAGKWDNVSELREKMKVRGISKDIACSWVGTDSG, encoded by the coding sequence ATGAAGAATGGGAAAGTACTCACAAGCAGACCGTCCATGTTCTTCTCACCCCAAAACCATACGACGCTTGTCCCACCAAATCCAGTTTTCCCGCCAAGCTATGTCGCTTCCCCAATTGCCACCACTCTGGCCTCTTCTCTGCAGCACTACATCAATTCAGAAAACCCTTCCCATGGCCAAAAGATTCATACCCATATTCTCAAAACTGGATTCAGACCTAATATCAATGTTTCCATTAAACTGCTTATACTGCACCTGAAATGCGGTTCACTGAAATATGCGCGCCAAGTGTTTGATGAATTGCCTGCACAAACTCTGTCTGCTTATAATTATTTGATTGGTGCATACCTCAAACGCGGGAAAGTTGAAGAATCGCTTAACTTGGTTCGCAGACTTGTTTTTTCTGGTGAAAAGCCTGATGGGTATACGTTTTCTATGGTCTTGAAAGCCTCTACTTGTGCTGGTAATGCAGCATTTCCATGGAGTTTAGGAGTGGTGCATGCCCAGATAATAAAATCAGATGTTGAGCCTGATGATGTTCTTTATACTGTGCTTGTTGACTCTTACATTAAGAATGGGAAGGTCGGCTATGCGAGGACTGTGTTTGATACGATGTTGGAAAAGAATGTTGTATGTTCAACATCGATGATTTCCGGGTATATGAATCAAGGCTCTGTGGAAGATGCTGAAGATATATTCAGGAGAACGGTTGAAAAAGATGTTGTGGTATTTAACGCAATGATTGAAGGTTATAGCAAATCAACTGAATATGCTTGGAGATCATTTGAAGTTTATGTTGACATGCAAAGGTTGAATTTCCGACCTAATATCTCCACGTTTGCTAGTGCTATTGGAGCTTGCTCGGTGTTGGCAGCATTTGAAGTTGGCCAGCAAGTCCAAAGTCAACTTATGAAGACCGAATTATTTTGGGATATAAAAATGGGAAGTGCTCTTATAGACATGTATTCAAAATGTGGAAGAATTGAGGATGCACGGAGAATTTTTGACCACATGCCtcaaaaaaatgtattttcGTGGACTTCAATGATCGATGGCTATGGGAAGAATGGATATCCTGATGAAGCACTTGAGCTCTTTAGTATAATGCAAAGAGAACACCAAATTGAACCCAATTTTGTCACATTCCTCAGTGCTTTATCAACTTGTGGACATGCTGGTCTGGTTGACAAGGGCCATGAGATATTTGAAAGCATGAATAGGGACTACTTACTAAAACCAAGAATGGAGCATTATGCTTGCATGGTTGATCTCTTGGGGCGCGCAGGAAGTTTGCATCAAGCATGGGAGCTGGCAATGGGGATGCCTGAGAAGCCCAACTCCGATGTTTGGGCTGCTCTTCTTAGTTCAAGTACTCTACATGGTGATGTTGAGATGGCAAGTATAGCTGCCAAGGAACTTTTTAAGTTGAATCCGGATAGTCGGCCAGGTGCATATGTTGCATTCTCTAATACTTTGGCAGCCGCTGGGAAATGGGACAATGTAAGTGAGCTTAGAGAGAAAATGAAGGTGAGAGGAATATCTAAAGACATCGCCTGCAGCTGGGTTGGTACTGATAGTGGTTGA
- the LOC18779199 gene encoding pyruvate decarboxylase 1, which yields MQGFRPANSTGTLGRHLARRLVEIGVHDVFSVPGDFNLTLLDHLLAEPGLNLIGCCNELNAGYAADGYARARGVGACVVTFTVGGLSVLNAIAGACSENLPVICIVGGPNSNDYGTNRILHHTIGLPDFSQELRCFQTVTCHQAVVNNLEDAHELIDTAISTALKESKPVYISIGCNLSAIPHPTFARDPVPFFLAPKVSNQLGLEAAVEATAAFLNKAVKPVIIGGPKLRVKKAQQAFVELADASGYPIAVMPSGKGLVPEHHPHFIGTYWGAVSSSFCGEIVESADAYVFVGPIFNDYSSVGYSLLIKKEKAIIVEPNRVTIGDGPSFGWVFMADFLSALAEKLKKNSTAVENYHRIFVPPGIPLKSERDEPLRVNVLFKHIQEIITGDSAIIAETGDSWFNCQKLRLPENCGYEFQMQYGSIGWSVGATLGYAQGAKDKRVIAFIGDGSFQVTAQDISTMIRCGQNTIIFLINNGGYTIEVEIHDGPYNVIKNWNYTGLVDAIHNGEGKCWTTKVRTEEDLTEAIAKATGEHKDSLCFIEVFVHKDDTSKELLEWGSRVSAANSRPPNPQ from the exons ATGCAAGGGTTCCGACCCGCCAACTCAACCGGCACCCTGGGCCGCCACCTGGCTCGGCGGCTTGTCGAGATCGGCGTCCACGACGTCTTCTCCGTCCCCGGCGACTTCAACTTAACCCTCCTCGACCACCTACTTGCCGAGCCCGGCCTCAACCTCATCGGCTGCTGCAACGAGCTCAACGCCGGCTACGCCGCCGACGGCTACGCGCGTGCCAGGGGCGTCGGCGCGTGCGTCGTCACCTTTACAGTCGGCGGGCTCAGCGTCTTGAATGCCATCGCCGGTGCGTGCAGTGAGAACTTGCCGGTCATTTGCATAGTCGGTGGGCCGAACTCCAACGACTACGGCACGAATCGGATCCTCCACCACACAATCGGGTTACCCGATTTCTCTCAGGAGCTCCGCTGCTTTCAAACCGTCACCTGCCACCAG GCCGTGGTGAACAATTTGGAAGATGCACATGAGCTAATTGACACAGCAATCTCAACAGCATTGAAAGAGAGCAAGCCTGTATATATCAGCATAGGCTGTAATTTGTCCGCAATTCCTCACCCCACATTTGCTAGAGACCCAGTCCCCTTCTTCCTTGCTCCAAAAGTAAGCAACCAGCTAGGGTTAGAGGCAGCAGTTGAAGCCACTGCTGCTTTTCTAAACAAGGCTGTGAAGCCTGTGATTATAGGTGGACCCAAATTAAGAGTGAAAAAGGCACAGCAGGCCTTTGTGGAGCTTGCAGATGCTAGTGGCTACCCAATTGCTGTTATGCCATCTGGTAAGGGGCTGGTGCCTGAGCACCACCCACATTTCATTGGGACCTATTGGGGTGCTGTGAGCTCTAGCTTCTGTGGTGAGATTGTGGAGTCTGCTGatgcttatgtttttgtgggtCCTATTTTCAATGATTATAGCTCTGTTGGGTACTCCTTGCTCATCAAGAAGGAGAAAGCGATTATTGTGGAGCCGAACCGTGTGACCATTGGTGATGGTCCATCGTTTGGCTGGGTTTTCATGGCTGACTTCTTAAGTGCATTGGCCGAGAAGCTGAAGAAAAACAGTACTGCTGTTGAAAATTACCATCGGATCTTCGTTCCCCCTGGCATCCCTCTAAAGAGTGAGAGGGATGAACCTCTGAGAGTCAATGTTCTCTTTAAGCATATTCAG GAGATTATCACTGGAGACTCTGCTATAATTGCGGAAACTGGAGACTCATGGTTCAATTGTCAGAAGCTCCGCCTCCCTGAGAATTGTGG GTATGAATTCCAGATGCAATATGGATCTATTGGATGGTCAGTGGGCGCCACTCTTGGCTATGCTCAGGGCGCCAAAGATAAACGTGTCATTGCTTTCATTGGTGATGGGAGTTTCCAG GTAACTGCCCAGGACATTTCAACAATGATCCGATGTGGGCAAAAcaccattatttttcttatcaacaATGGAGGCTATACAATCGAAGTAGAGATTCATGACGGTCCATACAATGTGATTAAGAACTGGAACTACACTGGTCTTGTTGATGCCATCCACAATGGCGAAGGCAAATGCTGGACTACCAAG GTACGCACGGAGGAGGATTTAACAGAAGCAATCGCGAAAGCAACAGGGGAGCACAAGGATAGTTTATGCTTCATTGAAGTTTTTGTGCACAAGGACGACACTAGCAAAGAGCTGCTGGAATGGGGATCCCGAGTTTCAGCCGCCAACAGTCGGCCACCAAATCCTCAGTAG
- the LOC18780671 gene encoding malate dehydrogenase, mitochondrial, with translation MSATLSMLRSAPRTAVRSYSSSFQPQRKVTILGAAGGIGQPLSLLMKLNPLVSSLSLYDIAGTPGVAADVSHVNTLAQVSGFAGEEQLGKALEGSDLVIIPAGVPRKPGMTRDDLFNINAGIVKSLSAAIAKFCPNALVNMISNPVNSTVPIAAEVFKKAGMFDEKKLFGVTTLDVVRAKTFYAGKANVEASEVDVPVVGGHAGITILPLFSQVTLKSKTLSDEEIKALTKRTQDGGTEVVEAKAGKGSATLSMAYAGAIFADACLKGLNGVPDVVECSFVQSSVTELPFFASKVRLGKNGVEEVLGLGPLSDHENQGLQSLIPELKASIEKGIKFAKES, from the exons ATGAGTGCCACTCTGAGCATGTTGAGGTCTGCTCCCAGAACAGCCGTCCGATCGTACTCATCATCATTTCAGCCGCAGCGCAAAGTCACCATTTTGGGAGCCGCCGGAGGCATAGGCCAGCCATTGTCGCTCCTCATGAAGCTCAACCCTCTCGTCTCCTCCCTCTCCCTGTACGACATAGCCGGCACTCCCGGCGTCGCTGCCGACGTCAGCCACGTCAACACCCTCGCTCAGGTCTCGGGGTTCGCCGGCGAAGAGCAGCTCGGCAAAGCGCTTGAGGGATCTGACCTCGTCATCATCCCGGCCGGCGTTCCCAGAAAGCCCGGAATGACGCGCGATGATCTATTCAACATCAATGCCGGCATCGTCAAGTCTTTGAGCGCTGCCATTGCCAAGTTCTGTCCCAAT GCGTTGGTTAATATGATTAGCAATCCGGTGAATTCAACGGTCCCGATTGCGGCGGAGGTGTTCAAGAAGGCAGGGATGTTCGATGAGAAGAAGCTGTTTGGGGTGACAACGCTTGATGTCGTCAGGGCTAAAACTTTCTATGCTGGCAAAGCTAACGTTGAGGCCTCTg AAGTTGATGTTCCTGTAGTTGGTGGTCATGCTGGAATAACCATCCTTCCTCTGTTTTCTCAA GTGACCCTAAAGTCGAAGACTTTGTCGGATGAAGAGATCAAAGCTCTTACCAAGAGAACACAAGATGGAGGGACAGAGGTTGTTGAAGCAAAGGCTGGAAAAGGATCTGCTACTCTATCAATGGC CTATGCCGGGGCAATTTTCGCCGATGCTTGCTTGAAGGGTCTAAACGGGGTTCCAGATGTTGTTGAATGCTCTTTTGTGCAATCAAGTGTTACAGAATTGCCTTTCTTTGCCTCGAAG GTAAGGCTAGGAAAGAATGGCGTGGAGGAAGTTCTTGGATTGGGACCTTTGTCGGACCACGAGAACCAAGGCCTACAAAGTCTAATACCTGAGCTTAAAGCCTCTATAGAGAAGGGAATAAAGTTTGCTAAAGAAAGTTAG